One segment of Manihot esculenta cultivar AM560-2 chromosome 4, M.esculenta_v8, whole genome shotgun sequence DNA contains the following:
- the LOC110613299 gene encoding uncharacterized protein LOC110613299 isoform X2: MLYVLEENAFQLRPQSKSFNLIPGDTLIVLGHYFIKPYDVMATVGEFRLDHCEYDYKELLRVNCQITRCSSGGPLVNYYGKVIRICFHVLGFTPFLPINVASKWREHYKRYG, from the exons ATG CTTTACGTTCTTGAAGAAAACGCATTTCAGCTTCGCCCACAATCAAAATCATTTAATCTCATCCCTGGGGATACATTAATTGTGCTTGGACATTATTTTATAAAGCCATATGATGTCATGGCTACTGTTGGTGAATTCAG acTTGATCACTGTGAATATGATTATAAAGAGTTGTTGAGGGTTAACTGCCAAATCACAAGA tGTAGCAGTGGGGGACCACTTGTCAACTATTATGGGAAAGTCATAAGAAtctgttttcatgttttgggtTTTACTCCTTTTCTGCCAATTAATGTAGCTTCCAAATGGAGGGAGCACTACAAGAGATATGG GTAG
- the LOC110613299 gene encoding uncharacterized protein LOC110613299 isoform X1, whose protein sequence is MLYVLEENAFQLRPQSKSFNLIPGDTLIVLGHYFIKPYDVMATVGEFRLDHCEYDYKELLRVNCQITRCSSGGPLVNYYGKVIRICFHVLGFTPFLPINVASKWREHYKRYGNPVDPGLEWK, encoded by the exons ATG CTTTACGTTCTTGAAGAAAACGCATTTCAGCTTCGCCCACAATCAAAATCATTTAATCTCATCCCTGGGGATACATTAATTGTGCTTGGACATTATTTTATAAAGCCATATGATGTCATGGCTACTGTTGGTGAATTCAG acTTGATCACTGTGAATATGATTATAAAGAGTTGTTGAGGGTTAACTGCCAAATCACAAGA tGTAGCAGTGGGGGACCACTTGTCAACTATTATGGGAAAGTCATAAGAAtctgttttcatgttttgggtTTTACTCCTTTTCTGCCAATTAATGTAGCTTCCAAATGGAGGGAGCACTACAAGAGATATGG GAACCCCGTCGACCCTGGCTTGGAATGGAAGTGA